From a single Limnochordia bacterium genomic region:
- the flhB gene encoding flagellar biosynthesis protein FlhB: MSELLRWDLQLFAEEKTEEPTEKKRRDTRKKGQVAKSQELGVAASIIALFAGFHLWGDHLVRGLYQFTYRWFFTLGDKPVNVESVGEIAKTSVTNILYLTMPVFLVSITLGLFVNFAQVGFMYTPAAISPKLERLNPLEGLKRVFSKRALVQLVKSLAKLTLLGVVAYVQIRRDYPALVASMGLSIEENLVVFGQWILSFGMRLGWILLALAVFDYAYQRWEYTQNIKMTKEELKEEYKQTEGDQLVRSRIRRKQRELATRRMMQMVPKADVVITNPTHIAVALAYDLEQRPAPVVVAKGKGPVAERIKDIARENDVYIMENPPLARTLYQSVEINHIIPEELFQAVAEVLAFVYRLKGKTL; encoded by the coding sequence ATGAGCGAGCTGTTGCGGTGGGATTTGCAGCTATTTGCAGAGGAAAAGACCGAAGAGCCAACGGAGAAGAAAAGGCGAGATACGCGAAAGAAGGGACAGGTGGCCAAAAGCCAAGAACTAGGCGTGGCGGCCAGTATCATTGCCTTGTTTGCGGGATTTCATCTTTGGGGGGACCATCTTGTCAGAGGCCTATATCAGTTTACATATAGGTGGTTTTTCACCCTTGGGGATAAACCGGTTAATGTTGAAAGTGTTGGGGAAATCGCTAAGACAAGCGTTACCAACATATTGTACCTGACGATGCCGGTGTTTCTGGTTAGTATTACCCTGGGGCTTTTTGTAAACTTCGCCCAGGTAGGATTCATGTACACTCCCGCGGCGATCTCACCGAAGCTGGAGCGGCTCAATCCCTTGGAGGGGTTGAAAAGAGTCTTTTCCAAAAGAGCTTTGGTACAGCTGGTAAAGTCCCTGGCAAAGCTCACACTCCTTGGGGTGGTGGCCTATGTACAGATCCGGCGGGATTACCCGGCCCTAGTTGCCAGTATGGGCCTTTCCATAGAAGAGAACCTGGTGGTCTTTGGTCAGTGGATTCTAAGTTTTGGCATGCGGCTTGGTTGGATCTTATTGGCCCTGGCGGTATTTGACTACGCCTACCAAAGGTGGGAGTATACGCAGAATATTAAGATGACCAAAGAAGAGCTGAAGGAGGAGTACAAGCAGACCGAGGGTGACCAGTTAGTTCGCTCCAGGATCCGACGGAAGCAAAGAGAGCTGGCCACCAGAAGAATGATGCAGATGGTACCCAAGGCAGATGTGGTAATCACTAACCCGACCCACATTGCGGTGGCCCTAGCCTATGACCTAGAACAGCGGCCGGCCCCGGTGGTGGTGGCTAAGGGTAAGGGGCCTGTGGCCGAAAGAATTAAGGACATTGCCCGGGAAAACGATGTATACATCATGGAGAATCCCCCCTTAGCCAGGACCCTGTACCAGTCGGTGGAGATAAACCACATCATACCAGAGGAATTGTTCCAGGCGGTGGCAGAGGTCTTAGCCTTTGTTTATCGACTTAAGGGCAAGACGCTTTAG
- the flhA gene encoding flagellar biosynthesis protein FlhA — MATKRMKQSAGYKDVVVMVGIIGIVIMMVVPLPPYILDLLLAANISFAVVLLLLSMNVKSPLDFSIFPPVLLVATLFRLALNVSSTRLILLHGYAGRIILAFGNFVVGGNYVVGLVVFLILVIIQFVVITKGSERVAEVAARFTLDAMPGKQMSIDADLNAGLIGEDEARKRRQDVAREADFYGAMDGASKFVKGDAIAGIIITFINIVGGLIIGVVQGGLSVGDAIQKYTLLTVGDGLVSQIPALLIATATGMIVTRNASTGNLGEVFLEQVGAQPKTIGIAAGVLVVFSLIPGLPFFPFLMIGLLLGITAYRLTSAGKQAEEEYRLEKAKDEQQRSEIITPEDVLEMIKVDPLEVEIGYGLVVLTDEKQGGDLLSRFGAVRKQCALELGMVVPMIRIRDNVQLGMHNYTVKIYGAKVGEGELRPNRLLALCSEPMEELAGEHVKDPTFGMPAVWIQEEQRDEAEALGCTVVDPSTVLVTHITQVIKDHAHELLGRTEVKKLLDSLKQDHGPLVDELVPNQLSISQIQSVLKNLLKEGISIRNLVGILEAMADHAGSADSIETLTEYVRQSLSRQITEEYLGPDGILRVIRLDPALEAVLAEEAKTGGIIEAQFVHRLMHRLMQEIQKLAAGGYPPVVLTSAPARPVFRRIIEPLVPQLIVLSFNEIDPKIQLEVVGMVNHEN; from the coding sequence ATGGCCACAAAGAGGATGAAGCAATCAGCCGGATACAAGGATGTCGTAGTGATGGTGGGGATCATTGGTATTGTGATCATGATGGTGGTACCCCTCCCTCCATATATCTTGGATCTACTCCTTGCAGCAAACATCAGTTTTGCAGTGGTGCTTTTGCTTTTGAGTATGAATGTCAAAAGTCCCCTGGACTTTTCCATATTTCCGCCGGTCCTATTGGTTGCCACTCTATTTCGATTGGCCTTAAATGTCTCTTCCACGAGACTGATCTTGCTCCACGGATATGCGGGCAGAATCATCCTCGCCTTTGGCAACTTCGTGGTGGGTGGGAACTATGTAGTAGGTCTTGTAGTCTTTCTTATCTTAGTGATCATCCAATTCGTGGTGATTACGAAAGGTTCTGAGCGTGTGGCGGAAGTGGCTGCTCGATTCACCCTTGATGCCATGCCCGGAAAGCAGATGAGTATCGATGCCGATCTAAATGCGGGATTAATCGGTGAGGATGAGGCCCGAAAGCGCCGGCAGGATGTGGCCAGGGAAGCAGATTTTTATGGGGCTATGGATGGCGCCAGTAAGTTTGTCAAGGGTGATGCCATTGCCGGGATTATCATCACCTTTATTAATATCGTGGGTGGATTAATTATTGGGGTGGTCCAAGGGGGCCTTAGTGTTGGCGATGCCATCCAGAAATATACCCTGCTAACCGTAGGGGATGGCTTGGTCAGCCAAATTCCGGCTCTGCTCATTGCCACGGCCACCGGGATGATTGTGACCAGAAACGCCTCCACGGGGAATCTCGGAGAGGTGTTTCTAGAACAAGTTGGGGCCCAACCCAAGACTATTGGCATTGCCGCCGGGGTACTTGTGGTATTCAGTTTAATCCCGGGGCTGCCCTTTTTCCCTTTTCTAATGATTGGTCTTTTGCTCGGGATTACCGCCTATCGGCTGACAAGTGCTGGCAAACAGGCAGAAGAGGAGTATAGATTAGAAAAAGCTAAGGACGAGCAGCAACGTTCTGAGATCATTACCCCTGAGGATGTACTTGAAATGATCAAAGTGGATCCCTTAGAGGTAGAGATTGGGTATGGCTTGGTGGTGCTGACCGATGAGAAGCAAGGTGGGGATCTTTTAAGCCGTTTCGGTGCCGTACGCAAGCAGTGTGCTCTGGAACTAGGCATGGTGGTACCGATGATTCGGATCCGGGATAATGTCCAATTGGGCATGCACAATTACACGGTTAAGATCTACGGTGCTAAGGTGGGTGAAGGGGAATTACGGCCCAATAGACTTCTGGCACTGTGTTCAGAACCCATGGAGGAGCTGGCGGGTGAACATGTGAAGGATCCCACCTTTGGGATGCCTGCGGTGTGGATCCAAGAGGAGCAAAGGGATGAGGCGGAAGCCCTAGGTTGTACTGTCGTCGATCCATCGACGGTGTTGGTTACTCATATTACCCAGGTAATCAAGGACCATGCCCATGAACTCCTTGGACGCACGGAGGTGAAGAAACTCCTAGATAGCCTCAAACAAGATCACGGGCCCTTGGTCGATGAGCTGGTGCCAAATCAACTGAGCATCAGCCAGATCCAAAGTGTTCTCAAGAACCTATTAAAGGAAGGAATCAGCATTCGGAACCTCGTCGGGATCCTTGAGGCCATGGCGGATCATGCCGGTAGTGCTGATTCCATTGAGACCCTCACCGAGTATGTAAGGCAGTCCCTGTCTCGGCAGATTACCGAGGAGTATCTAGGACCCGATGGAATCTTGAGGGTGATTCGCCTGGACCCTGCCCTGGAGGCGGTACTGGCCGAAGAGGCGAAAACCGGGGGGATCATTGAGGCCCAATTTGTGCATCGGCTGATGCACCGTCTGATGCAGGAGATACAAAAACTGGCGGCAGGCGGTTACCCGCCAGTAGTGCTGACATCAGCGCCAGCCCGCCCAGTATTTCGGCGGATTATCGAACCGTTGGTGCCCCAGCTGATTGTTCTATCCTTCAATGAGATTGATCCAAAGATTCAACTGGAAGTAGTGGGGATGGTTAACCATGAGAATTGA
- a CDS encoding FliA/WhiG family RNA polymerase sigma factor, with the protein MFQRENIEAYKVQSPRERQREELISDHLSLVRRIAERLAIGLPNHMQVDDLVGYGYLGLIEAAQRYDPCQGVLFSTFASKRIRGAMLDGIRSEDWLPDSQRRKIKAMERAYAELDGRFGRPATDAEVADALHIDLTELYDLQQKASSTTMLSLELMISSPDGDGGQLSDLIADRQAVNPQQRVVEEDLRNRLAQAIGSLPERDQMILSLYYYEELTISAIGEVLGISKGRVSQLHTRAIMRLKSMLEDEAHELLKLGEEVC; encoded by the coding sequence ATGTTTCAAAGGGAGAATATTGAGGCCTATAAAGTACAAAGCCCGAGGGAAAGGCAAAGAGAGGAACTGATCAGTGACCACTTATCCTTAGTGCGTCGTATTGCCGAGCGGTTGGCCATTGGGTTACCGAACCACATGCAAGTAGATGATCTAGTGGGCTATGGATACCTGGGCCTAATCGAAGCAGCCCAGCGGTATGACCCCTGTCAAGGCGTTTTGTTCTCCACCTTTGCCTCCAAAAGGATTCGGGGAGCGATGCTGGATGGGATTCGCTCCGAGGATTGGCTCCCCGATAGCCAAAGGCGGAAGATCAAAGCCATGGAGCGGGCCTATGCGGAGCTTGATGGAAGGTTTGGTCGTCCCGCGACCGATGCGGAGGTAGCGGATGCCCTACACATTGATCTTACAGAGTTGTATGACCTACAGCAGAAGGCTTCATCTACCACGATGCTTTCCTTGGAGCTAATGATTAGCTCCCCTGATGGCGACGGGGGACAGCTGTCTGACCTCATCGCGGATCGACAGGCTGTTAACCCCCAACAGAGGGTAGTTGAGGAGGATCTCAGGAACAGACTAGCCCAAGCAATTGGCTCCTTGCCCGAAAGGGACCAGATGATCTTGTCTTTGTATTACTATGAGGAGCTGACCATAAGTGCCATTGGTGAGGTACTTGGGATCTCCAAAGGAAGGGTATCTCAGCTACACACCAGGGCCATTATGCGACTTAAGAGCATGCTTGAAGACGAGGCCCATGAGTTACTTAAGCTAGGAGAGGAGGTGTGTTAG
- a CDS encoding flagellar hook-basal body protein codes for MIRGLYTAASAMVLGDTQMNVIAHNLANASTNGFYRQLLIQQGSGGQEVQRNDGTRTVPIGDLATAVIAEELFVDTSQGSLIETGNVFDLAIEGEGFFAARTPRGIRYTRCGALALSPEGSLVTEQGYHVQGLNGDIQLEKAEFSVSPSGEIFQEDLIDKLQIVRIPREALLAEGHSFYALKSMEGVELAEDCMVVQGTLEQTNVSVIEEMVRMISAVRAYETAQRLITAQDEVLGFAVEIGKVS; via the coding sequence ATGATTCGAGGTCTTTACACCGCGGCAAGTGCCATGGTATTAGGTGATACCCAAATGAATGTGATTGCCCACAATTTGGCCAATGCCTCCACCAATGGATTTTACCGGCAGTTACTGATTCAACAGGGGAGCGGTGGTCAAGAGGTACAAAGAAACGACGGGACCCGAACAGTCCCTATTGGGGATCTGGCCACTGCAGTGATCGCAGAGGAACTCTTTGTAGATACCAGTCAAGGTTCCCTGATTGAAACCGGTAACGTTTTTGACCTAGCCATTGAGGGAGAGGGTTTTTTCGCAGCGCGAACGCCAAGAGGCATTCGCTATACCCGCTGTGGGGCTTTGGCCCTGTCCCCAGAGGGCTCATTGGTCACCGAACAAGGCTACCACGTCCAGGGACTAAACGGTGATATTCAGCTAGAAAAGGCTGAGTTTAGTGTGAGCCCATCTGGGGAGATCTTCCAAGAAGACCTAATCGACAAACTGCAGATTGTGAGGATTCCCCGGGAAGCTTTGCTTGCCGAAGGCCATAGCTTCTATGCGCTGAAATCCATGGAGGGTGTTGAGTTAGCCGAGGATTGTATGGTGGTGCAAGGCACATTAGAGCAGACCAATGTTAGTGTCATTGAAGAGATGGTAAGGATGATCAGTGCAGTGCGGGCCTATGAAACGGCCCAGCGTTTGATTACCGCCCAGGACGAAGTCCTCGGGTTTGCGGTGGAAATAGGTAAGGTATCTTAA
- the flgG gene encoding flagellar basal-body rod protein FlgG produces MMRSLWIAGSGMTAQELSIATISNNLANVNTSGFKKSRVDFQDLLYQTVRYSGTPVVQGAQIPTGIQVGHGVRPVSTQKIFTQGDYQQTDNPLDLVIEGEGFFQVTMPDGSTAYTRDGALKLDSEGRLVTSDGFVLEPEIVIPDNALDISVSTDGTVSVLTSDSEAAQEVGRITLVRFINPAGLRNIGRNLLKQTSASGEAIFGTPGLEGFGTVAQGYLEMSNVKVVEEMVSMITAQRAYEVNSKAIQASDEMLQTANNLRR; encoded by the coding sequence ATGATGCGTTCATTATGGATTGCTGGTTCCGGCATGACAGCGCAGGAGCTTAGTATCGCCACAATCTCCAACAACCTAGCCAATGTGAACACCAGTGGTTTTAAGAAAAGCCGGGTAGACTTCCAGGATCTGCTTTACCAAACGGTGCGCTACAGTGGAACCCCGGTGGTACAAGGGGCCCAGATTCCAACGGGTATTCAAGTGGGACATGGGGTGCGACCAGTTAGTACCCAAAAGATCTTTACCCAAGGGGATTACCAGCAGACCGATAATCCCTTGGATCTAGTCATCGAAGGGGAAGGGTTCTTCCAGGTTACCATGCCCGATGGTTCCACGGCATACACCAGGGATGGTGCATTGAAACTAGACAGTGAAGGACGTCTGGTTACTTCCGATGGTTTTGTGCTGGAGCCGGAGATTGTCATTCCGGACAATGCCCTGGATATCTCCGTAAGCACGGATGGTACCGTTTCTGTTTTGACTTCGGACTCGGAAGCAGCCCAGGAAGTAGGACGCATTACCTTGGTCCGCTTCATTAACCCGGCGGGACTCCGCAATATTGGCAGAAACTTGCTAAAGCAAACCTCTGCATCAGGGGAGGCCATCTTTGGGACTCCTGGACTGGAGGGCTTTGGTACCGTAGCCCAGGGCTACTTGGAAATGTCAAATGTTAAGGTCGTTGAGGAAATGGTCAGTATGATCACCGCCCAGCGGGCCTATGAGGTAAACTCCAAAGCGATTCAGGCCTCCGATGAGATGTTGCAGACAGCGAACAATCTCCGGCGTTAG
- the flgA gene encoding flagellar basal body P-ring formation chaperone FlgA — translation MHRRRMYLLLVLLALILTQGICAQVLIKIDEHVEVSGTKIFLGDIAQIQGADPADLEQLEVVYIGEAPLPGYSRTLSLGILRMRLQQAKFSLKELELLVPPSFRVSTRTQVLESKRIIEVADGALMQALVEYPQVRFERITKVQDVVLPEGEIQLSPSSLPMVGRTMSFGIDVLIDGVFYRSLWVSYSVSLPVQVVAVKDAHMKHQVLKPDELVLVERDLFVVRDNAFSSIEDLAGYRVKRWILSGTVLTKDLIEPVPEVTAQQIVTLESSYGNVYAITKALSLEDGYVGDWIRVENLESGRVVIAEVAGPGRVISLITKGA, via the coding sequence ATGCATCGGCGACGAATGTACCTACTCCTTGTTTTACTAGCACTGATCCTGACCCAGGGTATTTGTGCCCAGGTGCTCATCAAGATTGATGAGCATGTGGAGGTATCCGGTACCAAGATCTTCTTGGGGGACATAGCCCAAATTCAAGGGGCGGATCCAGCGGATCTAGAGCAGCTGGAGGTGGTCTATATCGGGGAAGCTCCTCTGCCGGGGTATAGCCGGACGCTGTCCCTTGGGATCCTACGGATGCGTCTGCAGCAGGCCAAATTCTCGCTTAAGGAACTGGAGCTTTTGGTACCCCCTTCTTTTCGGGTATCCACCAGGACGCAAGTGCTAGAGTCAAAGAGGATTATCGAGGTGGCAGATGGGGCGTTGATGCAGGCTTTAGTTGAGTATCCACAGGTTAGGTTTGAAAGGATCACTAAGGTGCAAGATGTTGTACTACCCGAGGGGGAAATACAATTGTCCCCCTCTTCCCTCCCTATGGTGGGACGGACGATGTCCTTTGGCATCGATGTGTTGATTGACGGTGTGTTCTATCGGTCCCTATGGGTCTCCTACAGCGTAAGTTTGCCGGTTCAAGTGGTTGCAGTAAAGGATGCCCATATGAAGCATCAGGTGCTAAAGCCCGATGAACTTGTACTAGTGGAAAGGGACCTATTTGTTGTGCGGGATAATGCGTTTAGTTCTATAGAAGACTTGGCCGGGTACCGGGTTAAACGCTGGATACTGTCCGGGACAGTTTTGACTAAGGATCTAATCGAGCCTGTACCCGAGGTTACAGCTCAGCAGATTGTGACCCTAGAAAGCTCATACGGCAATGTCTACGCCATCACCAAAGCTTTGTCTTTGGAGGATGGGTATGTAGGTGATTGGATTAGGGTGGAGAACCTTGAGTCGGGCCGGGTCGTGATTGCTGAGGTGGCCGGACCCGGACGGGTAATATCTTTAATTACAAAGGGGGCGTGA
- a CDS encoding flagellar basal body L-ring protein FlgH, which yields MRKRLSIILLMLLMVTITSELCAASFFAQLMRDRRAHKEGDLVTIIVVEQAEATQTAATQTGKKGSVGVGPGLGLLDFIPLIRASGDDDMSSKGTTSRGSSLQTKITAQISEKLPNGNLVIEGTHSFVLNGEKQEISIKGVVRPDDIDGDNEVLSSHIADAEITYQGFGVVGDKQQPGILTRLFQWLF from the coding sequence ATGCGTAAGAGATTATCTATCATATTGTTGATGCTCCTGATGGTTACGATTACATCTGAGTTGTGTGCCGCTTCGTTTTTTGCCCAGTTAATGCGGGATCGCCGGGCCCATAAGGAAGGGGATCTTGTTACAATTATTGTTGTGGAGCAAGCGGAAGCAACACAAACCGCGGCTACCCAAACGGGGAAAAAGGGCTCCGTTGGTGTTGGCCCAGGATTAGGGTTATTGGATTTTATTCCCCTTATCCGGGCCAGTGGCGATGATGATATGAGCAGTAAGGGAACCACTTCCCGGGGCAGTTCGTTGCAGACAAAGATCACAGCCCAGATCTCGGAGAAGTTACCCAATGGAAACTTGGTTATTGAAGGGACGCATTCCTTCGTATTAAACGGGGAAAAACAGGAGATTTCCATCAAGGGTGTAGTTCGTCCGGACGATATTGACGGGGACAACGAGGTCTTATCTTCCCATATTGCCGATGCGGAGATTACTTACCAAGGCTTTGGTGTGGTGGGAGATAAGCAACAACCTGGAATCTTGACTAGGTTGTTTCAGTGGCTGTTCTAA
- a CDS encoding flagellar basal body P-ring protein FlgI, translating to MRFLALLCAFCVFLSPGFLEASAFDQPTVRLKDILRIEGVHPQQLVGVGLVTGLASTGDSSKSPTSNMLMTLLSSFGIAASDMPSRNAALVMVTAELPPFSRPGDRVDVSVSSIGDARSLVGGNLFLTPLLGDDEEAYAFAEGPVSVGGFSASGSGSSVSKNHLTAGVVPAGGLVQKPGATPILDEQGFLPLVLNSENADFTTAARVAEVLNKTYTPDTALALDQSRIAVLVPPAYEYRLVDFIADFGALEVNPDSVAKVVVDERSGIVVIGKDVRITPVAVAAGSLQVAIQTEYDVVQPPPLSGGETVVVPESKITATEGQKQMTVLQSGSTIQDLVTALNGLGASPRDVISILQAIKAAGALYGQLEIR from the coding sequence GTGAGGTTTCTCGCCTTATTGTGTGCTTTCTGTGTGTTCTTAAGTCCTGGTTTTCTTGAGGCTTCAGCCTTCGATCAGCCAACGGTACGGCTTAAGGACATTTTGCGGATTGAAGGGGTTCATCCCCAGCAATTGGTGGGTGTGGGTTTGGTCACGGGTTTGGCTAGTACCGGTGATTCAAGTAAAAGCCCCACGTCCAACATGTTGATGACCCTGCTTAGTAGTTTTGGTATTGCTGCCAGTGACATGCCCAGTCGTAATGCAGCTTTGGTGATGGTAACCGCGGAGTTGCCTCCCTTTAGTCGACCGGGCGATCGGGTTGATGTGAGTGTATCCTCCATTGGTGATGCAAGAAGTCTTGTAGGGGGCAACCTGTTTCTCACTCCCTTGCTTGGTGATGACGAGGAAGCCTATGCTTTCGCCGAGGGACCGGTTTCTGTTGGCGGTTTTTCCGCTTCGGGCTCGGGCTCGTCGGTAAGTAAAAACCATCTTACCGCTGGCGTTGTACCTGCAGGGGGACTAGTGCAGAAACCAGGAGCGACACCGATTCTCGATGAACAAGGGTTCTTGCCTTTGGTGCTAAACAGTGAAAACGCTGATTTTACAACCGCGGCCCGGGTGGCGGAGGTGCTAAACAAAACCTATACACCAGATACAGCCCTTGCGCTGGATCAAAGCCGTATTGCAGTGCTAGTTCCCCCGGCCTATGAGTACCGGCTTGTAGATTTTATCGCTGATTTTGGTGCCCTCGAGGTGAATCCGGATAGCGTGGCAAAGGTAGTCGTTGATGAGCGAAGCGGGATCGTGGTGATCGGGAAAGATGTACGTATTACTCCAGTGGCCGTGGCCGCCGGGAGCCTACAGGTTGCTATTCAGACCGAATACGACGTTGTTCAACCACCGCCCCTCTCGGGAGGAGAGACCGTTGTTGTGCCGGAGAGCAAGATCACCGCGACAGAAGGGCAGAAACAAATGACTGTACTGCAATCCGGTAGCACCATCCAGGATCTAGTCACCGCCCTCAACGGACTTGGCGCAAGTCCCCGGGATGTTATCTCGATCTTACAAGCAATAAAGGCTGCCGGTGCCCTCTATGGTCAGCTGGAGATTCGTTAG
- a CDS encoding rod-binding protein: MRVSTASTVQGQDFDAKLKQACQEFEAIFYRMLLKEMRKTVPQGGLINRGLSTEVYETLLDEKLADEFAKRGDLGIGKALYEQLSGRPHQIAKAR; this comes from the coding sequence ATGCGTGTTAGTACTGCCTCTACTGTGCAAGGACAGGACTTCGATGCTAAACTTAAACAAGCATGTCAGGAATTTGAAGCCATTTTCTACCGAATGCTTCTCAAGGAAATGAGGAAGACAGTCCCACAGGGTGGTCTAATTAACCGGGGACTTTCTACCGAAGTATATGAAACCTTGCTTGATGAAAAGCTGGCTGATGAGTTTGCCAAGCGCGGGGATTTAGGGATAGGTAAGGCCTTGTATGAGCAGCTAAGCGGTAGGCCGCACCAAATAGCCAAAGCCAGGTAG
- the fliM gene encoding flagellar motor switch protein FliM, giving the protein MSEVLSQKEIDELIGLLSEGTVTEELPEVIPYDFKQPNKFSKDLIRSIERIFDQLSRTLSTSLSMQTRTRVTSRVVSVEQLSYDEFLRSIPNPCIVAAFGIEPLPGTALMEMGIDIGLVLFDILCGGPGQIIDQRGEPTDIQLRVLRHLIKTILQRDLPIAWHDVVALEPTLQNIETNSEYLQINAPEEVGILATLGLQAGQHEGSVNFFMAHSSLEGIMSRLQRGFRGRDQSRTSVDVKDLGTTELAYVRVPVELELGSAGLTFSEVVVLEKGDVILLGDIDQPSVVRIAGLSKFQAVPGVHKGRMAGKITGIWEGETDE; this is encoded by the coding sequence GTGAGTGAAGTTCTAAGTCAAAAGGAAATAGATGAGCTAATTGGTCTGCTATCTGAAGGGACTGTGACAGAGGAGCTGCCCGAGGTTATTCCCTATGACTTTAAGCAGCCGAATAAGTTCTCGAAGGATTTGATTCGCAGCATTGAACGAATCTTTGACCAATTGAGTAGGACCCTAAGTACTAGTCTGTCCATGCAGACCCGTACCCGTGTGACTTCCCGGGTGGTTTCTGTAGAGCAGCTTAGTTATGACGAGTTTCTGCGTTCGATCCCAAACCCATGTATTGTGGCTGCCTTCGGGATAGAACCGTTACCTGGCACAGCCTTGATGGAAATGGGTATAGATATTGGCCTAGTCCTTTTTGATATTCTCTGCGGAGGCCCAGGACAGATCATTGACCAGCGGGGTGAGCCTACAGATATTCAACTTAGGGTGCTTCGCCATCTGATCAAAACCATTTTGCAGAGGGATTTGCCAATTGCTTGGCATGATGTGGTGGCACTTGAGCCTACCTTGCAGAATATAGAGACCAATAGTGAGTACCTGCAGATCAATGCTCCGGAGGAGGTTGGCATTCTAGCTACCTTAGGATTACAGGCTGGACAACATGAGGGAAGCGTTAATTTCTTTATGGCGCATAGCAGTCTTGAGGGAATCATGTCTCGTCTACAACGGGGATTTAGGGGACGGGACCAGAGCCGTACCTCCGTTGATGTCAAGGATCTGGGGACGACGGAATTAGCCTATGTTAGGGTACCGGTGGAACTAGAACTGGGTAGTGCTGGTCTTACCTTTTCGGAAGTAGTAGTCCTGGAGAAGGGTGATGTCATTCTGTTGGGAGACATTGATCAACCATCGGTGGTGCGTATTGCTGGCCTGTCCAAGTTCCAGGCAGTGCCCGGCGTACACAAGGGGCGGATGGCTGGTAAGATTACTGGAATATGGGAAGGGGAAACCGATGAGTAG
- the fliY gene encoding flagellar motor switch phosphatase FliY, whose protein sequence is MSRYELTDEHKDIIGEVGNIAMGSAATALSQILQEEVLITTPVVELVKVVDLEEQFPVPCLVCEINYITGLSGSNVLILNQDDAKLIASLMIGEDISNDLQADELALSALGEAMNQMMGSAATAMSKFFATEVIISPPDVQVNLVREGSGFFSEFSGSDDVVEVLFQMTIGDLLESTMVMIIPLEFARSMSDNLLTELTEEPVADPEPKKVELQEITPEPKPVVHSAAIANGGEKMHHQFDFEVLKDTTLKVRVVLGRTEMTMAQILALGKGSIVELDRLEGEPVDVFINEKKVAAGEVVVAGEQLGVRITEFVAEH, encoded by the coding sequence ATGAGTAGGTATGAACTGACTGATGAGCACAAGGACATAATCGGTGAGGTTGGCAATATCGCCATGGGATCTGCAGCTACGGCTCTTTCGCAGATTCTACAAGAAGAGGTGCTGATCACTACGCCTGTTGTAGAGCTTGTGAAGGTTGTTGACCTAGAGGAGCAGTTTCCCGTGCCCTGTTTGGTCTGCGAGATCAATTATATTACGGGACTATCCGGTTCTAATGTCCTAATTCTAAACCAGGACGATGCTAAGTTAATCGCATCGTTGATGATCGGTGAGGATATATCCAATGATCTCCAGGCCGACGAATTAGCCCTCAGTGCCTTAGGTGAAGCGATGAATCAGATGATGGGGTCAGCGGCTACAGCCATGTCCAAGTTTTTCGCCACCGAGGTGATTATATCGCCCCCAGATGTTCAGGTGAACCTAGTCAGAGAAGGGAGCGGTTTCTTCTCTGAATTCAGCGGCTCCGATGATGTGGTCGAAGTCCTCTTTCAAATGACAATCGGTGATCTGCTAGAGAGTACTATGGTTATGATCATTCCTTTGGAGTTTGCTAGATCAATGTCCGATAACTTGCTCACTGAACTTACTGAGGAACCCGTTGCTGACCCAGAGCCCAAAAAAGTCGAACTACAGGAAATCACGCCGGAACCTAAACCAGTAGTGCATTCCGCGGCTATTGCCAATGGCGGTGAGAAAATGCACCATCAATTTGATTTTGAGGTACTTAAGGATACAACACTAAAAGTGAGAGTAGTGCTTGGTCGGACGGAAATGACTATGGCGCAGATCCTGGCCTTGGGAAAAGGCTCCATCGTCGAGCTGGACCGATTGGAGGGCGAACCGGTGGACGTATTCATCAATGAGAAAAAAGTAGCCGCAGGTGAGGTGGTAGTTGCCGGGGAGCAACTGGGTGTTCGGATTACCGAATTTGTTGCAGAGCATTAG